Proteins found in one Salvelinus alpinus chromosome 11, SLU_Salpinus.1, whole genome shotgun sequence genomic segment:
- the LOC139533818 gene encoding putative nuclease HARBI1, with amino-acid sequence MSSSPSLATEDSVTSKRSSIGLQMVCNADCVISNVVAKWPGSVHDSRIFRASEIYQCLSQGEFSGVLLGDRGYGCQPFLLTPFTDPQEAQQAYNHAHARTRARVEMTFGLLKARFHCLHKLRVSPVRACDITVACAVLHNVACLRKERAPRVPPAMDWDNPAIFPDDDSGRLLRDQYVLNYFS; translated from the exons atgtcttcatctccttccctggccacagaagactctgtgacatcaaagaggagttctataggattgcag atggtctgcaatgctgactgtgtgatcagcaatgttgtggcaaaatggcctggctcagtccatgactccagaatctttcgggcctctgaaatctatcagtgcctatcacaag gtgaattctctggtgtgttgctgggagacagggggtatggctgccagccttttctcctgacacctttcacagacccccaggaagcacagcaggcctacaaccatgcccatgccaggaccagggccagagttgaaatgacctttggcctcctgaaggcacgctttcactgccttcacaaattaagggtcagccctgttagggcatgtgatattactgtggcttgtgctgtcctccacaatgtggcctgcctgaggaaggagagggcccccagagtgccaccagccatggactgggacaatccggcaatcttccctgatgacgacagtggtcggctgctgagggaccaatatgtgttgaattattttagttag